From Actinopolymorpha cephalotaxi, one genomic window encodes:
- a CDS encoding acetyl/propionyl/methylcrotonyl-CoA carboxylase subunit alpha yields MSTISKVLIANRGEIAVRIARACRDAGVASVAVYADPDRDALHVRVADEAYALDGATPADSYLAIDKLVDVARRAGADAVHPGYGFLAENAGFAAAVADAGLTWIGPPPAAIDALGDKVKARHIAQKVGAPLVPGTADPVADAEEVLAFAREHGLPVAIKAAYGGGGRGLKVARTEEEIPELFDSAVREAVSAFGRGECFVERYLDRPRHVETQCLADTHGNVVVVSSRDCSLQRRHQKLVEEAPAPFLSPGQLDTLYSASKAILREAGYVGAGTCEFLVGQDGTISFLEVNTRLQVEHPVSEEVTGLDLVREQLRIAAGEPLGYDDPVVRGHSIEFRINAEDAGRNFLPAPGTLTRWHPPSGPGVRLDEGYDQGETVPGAFDSLIAKLVVTGRDRGHALARSRRALAEFVADGMPTVLPFHRAVLESPAFTAADGKFAVHTRWIETEFDNDIAPYDGPTEAAEAPERERITVEVDGKRLEVVLPAGLGANGGAPAGGTRKPPRRGGGTRTGAGASGDTLTSPMQGTLVKVAVEEGQAVQAGELIVVLEAMKMEQPVNAHKAGTVAGLSAQVGATVTAGAALCEIKD; encoded by the coding sequence GTGTCGACCATCAGCAAGGTGCTCATCGCCAACCGTGGCGAGATCGCCGTCCGGATCGCGCGGGCGTGCCGGGACGCGGGCGTGGCCAGCGTCGCCGTGTACGCCGATCCCGACCGGGACGCGCTGCACGTCCGCGTCGCCGACGAGGCGTACGCCCTGGACGGCGCGACCCCGGCGGACAGCTACCTCGCGATCGACAAGCTGGTCGACGTCGCCCGGCGTGCCGGTGCCGACGCGGTGCACCCCGGCTACGGCTTCCTCGCCGAGAACGCCGGGTTCGCCGCCGCGGTCGCCGACGCCGGCCTCACCTGGATCGGTCCCCCGCCGGCCGCGATCGACGCCCTCGGCGACAAGGTCAAGGCCCGCCACATCGCGCAGAAGGTCGGCGCTCCGCTGGTCCCCGGCACCGCCGACCCGGTGGCCGACGCCGAGGAGGTGCTGGCGTTCGCCCGCGAGCACGGCCTGCCGGTGGCGATCAAGGCGGCGTACGGCGGCGGTGGCCGGGGCCTGAAGGTGGCCCGCACCGAGGAGGAGATTCCGGAGCTGTTCGACTCGGCCGTGCGCGAGGCGGTCTCGGCGTTCGGGCGCGGCGAGTGCTTCGTGGAGCGCTACCTCGACCGGCCGCGGCACGTGGAGACGCAGTGCCTGGCCGACACCCACGGCAACGTCGTGGTGGTGTCCAGCCGTGACTGCTCGCTGCAGCGCCGCCACCAGAAGCTTGTCGAGGAGGCGCCCGCGCCGTTCCTGTCCCCCGGGCAGCTGGACACGCTCTACTCCGCCAGCAAGGCGATCCTGCGCGAGGCCGGCTACGTCGGCGCCGGCACCTGCGAGTTCCTGGTCGGCCAGGACGGCACGATCAGCTTCCTCGAGGTCAACACCCGGCTCCAGGTCGAGCACCCGGTCTCGGAGGAGGTCACCGGGCTGGACCTCGTACGCGAGCAGCTGCGGATCGCCGCGGGTGAGCCGCTGGGCTACGACGACCCGGTCGTACGCGGGCACTCGATCGAGTTCCGGATCAACGCCGAGGACGCCGGCCGCAACTTCCTGCCGGCACCCGGCACGCTGACCCGCTGGCACCCGCCGTCGGGTCCCGGCGTACGACTGGACGAGGGGTACGACCAGGGCGAGACGGTGCCCGGTGCGTTCGACTCGCTGATCGCCAAGCTGGTCGTCACCGGTCGCGACCGCGGGCACGCGCTGGCGCGGTCCCGCCGGGCGCTCGCGGAGTTCGTCGCCGACGGCATGCCCACCGTGCTGCCGTTCCACCGCGCGGTGCTCGAGTCGCCGGCGTTCACCGCGGCCGACGGCAAGTTCGCGGTGCACACCCGCTGGATCGAGACCGAGTTCGACAACGACATCGCCCCCTACGACGGCCCCACCGAGGCCGCCGAGGCGCCCGAGCGCGAGCGCATCACCGTCGAGGTGGACGGCAAGCGGCTCGAGGTCGTGCTCCCGGCCGGGCTCGGCGCCAACGGCGGGGCTCCCGCCGGCGGCACCCGCAAGCCACCGCGCCGGGGCGGCGGCACCCGCACCGGTGCCGGCGCCTCCGGTGACACCCTCACCTCTCCCATGCAGGGGACGCTGGTGAAGGTCGCGGTCGAGGAGGGCCAGGCGGTGCAGGCCGGTGAGCTGATCGTCGTACTCGAGGCGATGAAGATGGAACAACCGGTCAACGCGCACAAGGCGGGCACCGTGGCCGGGCTGTCCGCGCAGGTCGGCGCCACGGTGACGGCCGGCGCCGCGCTCTGCGAGATCAAGGATTGA
- a CDS encoding gamma-glutamylcyclotransferase family protein produces MTLYAAYAANLSPQEMAVRCPHSPLRGTGWMTGWRLTFGGEDHGWEGALPTVVEDPVSEVFVALYDLAPADEARLDEFEGATLGLYRKVRVWVQTLDGGASATSYVLDAFEGGLPSARYLGILADAADLAGAPADYTAALRRRPCRGIGQ; encoded by the coding sequence GTGACCCTGTACGCCGCCTACGCGGCCAATCTCAGCCCCCAGGAGATGGCCGTGCGATGCCCGCATTCTCCCCTTCGCGGCACCGGCTGGATGACCGGCTGGCGGCTGACGTTCGGCGGGGAGGACCACGGCTGGGAGGGCGCACTGCCCACGGTGGTGGAGGATCCGGTCTCGGAGGTCTTCGTGGCGTTGTACGACCTCGCGCCCGCCGACGAGGCCAGGCTGGACGAGTTCGAGGGCGCCACCCTCGGGCTCTACCGCAAGGTGCGGGTGTGGGTGCAGACCCTGGACGGCGGTGCGTCCGCCACCAGCTACGTGCTGGACGCGTTCGAGGGCGGCCTGCCGTCGGCCCGCTACCTCGGCATCCTCGCCGACGCCGCCGACCTCGCCGGGGCGCCGGCCGACTACACCGCCGCCCTTCGCCGCCGGCCCTGCCGCGGCATCGGCCAGTGA
- a CDS encoding NAD(P)H-quinone dehydrogenase — protein MTRVVIVGGGPGGYEAALVAAQLGAEVCVVDRDGLGGSAVLTDCVPSKTLVATAEVINQVRESGELGVRIGRSAPDLGDASDVSTDIATVNARVKALAHNQSEDVGRGLQREGVRVVRGSGRMAGPDRVVATLADGGTEELAADVVLLSTGARPRILPDAEPDGERILTWDQVYELDELPERLIVVGSGVTGAEFAGAYNALGSDVVLVSSRDRVLPTEDADAATVIEDVFTRRGMTVLSRSRAERVERRGDGVVVTLTDGRVVEGTHCLLAVGSIPNTADLGLDTAGVATDERGFIEVDKVSRTTARGVYAAGDCTGVLMLASVAAMQGRIAMAHALGDAVSPLDLEEVAATVFTAPEIATVGWSQQDLDSGRVQAVGIKLPLTRNPRAKMQGIHDGFIKLMCRPGTGIVVGGVVVAPHASELIHPVSMAVSCRLTVDQLAHAFTVYPSLSGSIAEAARRLHVRGQQAPRQDS, from the coding sequence GTGACTCGTGTCGTGATCGTCGGAGGCGGACCGGGTGGCTACGAAGCCGCCCTGGTCGCGGCCCAGCTCGGAGCCGAAGTGTGCGTCGTCGACCGGGACGGCCTGGGTGGCTCGGCCGTGCTCACCGACTGCGTGCCCAGCAAGACGCTGGTGGCGACCGCGGAGGTGATCAACCAGGTCCGCGAGTCCGGTGAGCTCGGTGTCCGGATCGGCCGGTCCGCGCCCGATCTGGGCGATGCGAGCGATGTGAGCACCGACATCGCCACGGTCAACGCCCGGGTGAAGGCCCTGGCCCACAACCAGTCCGAGGACGTCGGGCGCGGCCTGCAGCGCGAGGGTGTGCGGGTGGTGCGCGGATCTGGCCGGATGGCGGGCCCGGACCGGGTGGTGGCCACGCTGGCCGACGGGGGTACGGAGGAGCTGGCCGCCGACGTCGTACTCCTGTCCACCGGTGCCCGGCCGAGGATCCTGCCCGACGCCGAACCCGACGGCGAGCGGATCCTGACCTGGGACCAGGTGTACGAGCTGGACGAGCTGCCCGAGCGGCTGATCGTGGTCGGCTCGGGCGTCACCGGCGCGGAGTTCGCCGGCGCCTACAACGCCCTCGGTAGCGACGTGGTGCTCGTGTCCAGCCGCGACCGGGTGCTGCCCACCGAGGACGCCGACGCGGCCACCGTCATCGAGGACGTCTTCACCCGCCGCGGGATGACCGTGCTGTCGCGTTCCCGGGCGGAGCGGGTGGAGCGGCGCGGCGACGGGGTTGTGGTGACGCTCACCGACGGCCGGGTCGTGGAGGGTACGCACTGTCTGCTCGCCGTCGGCTCGATCCCGAACACCGCCGACCTCGGTCTGGACACGGCCGGGGTGGCCACCGACGAGCGCGGCTTCATCGAGGTGGACAAGGTGTCCCGGACCACCGCGCGGGGCGTCTACGCCGCGGGGGACTGCACCGGCGTGCTCATGCTCGCCTCGGTGGCGGCCATGCAGGGCCGGATCGCGATGGCGCACGCGCTCGGGGACGCGGTCTCGCCGCTGGACCTGGAGGAGGTCGCGGCGACCGTCTTCACCGCGCCGGAGATCGCCACCGTCGGCTGGTCACAGCAGGACCTCGACAGCGGGCGGGTCCAGGCCGTCGGGATCAAGCTGCCGCTGACCCGCAACCCGCGGGCGAAGATGCAGGGAATCCACGACGGGTTCATCAAGCTGATGTGCCGCCCGGGGACCGGGATCGTGGTGGGCGGAGTGGTCGTCGCGCCGCACGCCAGCGAGCTCATCCACCCGGTGTCGATGGCGGTGTCCTGCCGGCTGACCGTCGACCAGCTGGCGCACGCGTTCACCGTGTATCCGTCACTGAGCGGCTCGATCGCCGAGGCGGCCCGCCGGCTGCACGTGCGTGGGCAACAGGCGCCGCGTCAGGACAGCTGA
- a CDS encoding heavy metal translocating P-type ATPase — translation MKKVGSVDGGRAAHATPGGHESHMGHGGHGEQTGHDNHGKHDNHAGHDKHAGHDPEMFRRKFWLSLLLTLPIVATSEMVMRWFGYSLDFPGIAWVGPVLGTVVFVYGGWPFLAGAVAELRDRAPGMMLLISLAVVVAYVASAASSLGWFDLEFWWELAALITIMLLGHWQEMKAIGQAQGALAALAKLLPDDAERITPDGTERVPVDALAVGDVVLVRPGARVPADGRVVEGAAEVDESMITGESRPVPRTVGDRVVAGTVATDSAVRVEVQAVGEDTALAGIARMVAQAQTSGGRAQALADRFAALLFYVAVTAGVVTFAVWWLLGDLDNSVVRTVTVLVIACPHALGLAIPLVIALSTALAARSGILVKDRLALERMRTVDAVLFDKTGTLTKGQHKVVAVATTSATLAGESPLTEDRLLAVAAAVEADSEHPLARAVVNAAKERTTPATASDFRSLTGRGVQARVDGRSYAVGGPALLREFGTPVPDDLRDTVAGWESRGAAVLHLVRSDEDGDARVLGALALEDEVRPEAREAIAHLRELGVTTIAMVTGDARPVAEAVAADLGFVPGKDEVFAEVLPADKQRAVARLQERGLTVAMVGDGVNDAPALAAADVGIAIGAGTDVAIESAGVVLAASDPRAVAGVVRLSRASYRKMVQNLGWAAGYNVVAIPLAAGALAWAGVTLSPAVGAVLMSVSTIVVALNAQLLRRVRLTP, via the coding sequence ATGAAGAAGGTGGGATCGGTGGATGGTGGCCGCGCCGCACATGCCACACCAGGCGGGCATGAAAGCCACATGGGGCACGGTGGGCACGGCGAACAGACCGGGCACGACAACCACGGCAAGCACGACAACCACGCCGGGCACGACAAGCACGCGGGCCACGATCCGGAGATGTTCCGCCGGAAGTTCTGGCTGAGCCTGCTGCTGACCCTGCCGATCGTGGCGACCAGCGAGATGGTCATGCGGTGGTTCGGCTACTCGCTGGACTTCCCCGGGATCGCCTGGGTCGGTCCCGTCCTGGGCACGGTCGTGTTCGTCTACGGCGGATGGCCGTTCCTGGCGGGCGCCGTCGCCGAGCTTCGCGACCGGGCGCCGGGGATGATGCTGCTGATCTCGCTCGCGGTCGTCGTCGCCTACGTCGCGTCCGCGGCCAGCAGCCTCGGGTGGTTCGACCTGGAGTTCTGGTGGGAGCTGGCAGCGCTGATCACCATTATGCTGCTGGGCCACTGGCAGGAGATGAAGGCGATCGGCCAGGCGCAGGGAGCCCTTGCGGCGTTGGCGAAACTGCTGCCCGACGACGCCGAGCGGATCACACCGGACGGCACCGAGCGGGTGCCGGTCGACGCGCTGGCCGTCGGCGACGTCGTGCTCGTCCGGCCGGGCGCACGGGTGCCCGCGGACGGCCGCGTGGTCGAGGGCGCCGCCGAGGTCGACGAGTCGATGATCACCGGGGAGTCCCGCCCGGTTCCGCGTACGGTCGGGGACCGCGTGGTCGCCGGCACCGTGGCGACCGACTCCGCCGTCCGGGTGGAGGTGCAGGCGGTCGGCGAGGACACCGCGCTGGCCGGGATCGCCCGCATGGTCGCCCAGGCGCAGACCTCCGGTGGCCGGGCGCAGGCGCTGGCCGACCGGTTCGCCGCGCTGTTGTTCTACGTCGCGGTCACTGCCGGCGTCGTCACGTTCGCGGTCTGGTGGCTGCTCGGCGACCTGGACAACTCGGTGGTGCGCACGGTCACCGTGCTGGTGATCGCCTGCCCGCACGCGCTCGGCCTGGCCATCCCGTTGGTGATCGCGTTGTCCACGGCGCTGGCCGCCCGCTCCGGCATCCTTGTCAAGGACAGGTTGGCACTGGAGCGGATGCGTACCGTCGACGCTGTTCTGTTCGACAAGACCGGCACGCTGACCAAGGGGCAGCACAAGGTCGTCGCGGTGGCCACGACCTCCGCCACCCTGGCCGGCGAGTCCCCGCTGACGGAGGACCGGCTGCTCGCGGTGGCCGCGGCGGTGGAGGCCGACAGCGAGCACCCGCTGGCGCGCGCGGTCGTCAATGCCGCGAAGGAACGCACCACCCCGGCGACGGCGAGCGACTTCCGTTCGCTGACCGGCCGTGGAGTGCAAGCCAGGGTTGACGGCAGGTCGTACGCCGTCGGCGGACCCGCGCTGCTGCGGGAGTTCGGTACGCCGGTTCCGGACGACCTGCGCGACACGGTCGCCGGCTGGGAGAGCCGGGGCGCCGCCGTTCTCCACCTGGTGCGCTCCGACGAGGACGGAGACGCACGGGTGCTGGGCGCGCTGGCGCTGGAGGACGAGGTACGACCGGAGGCACGCGAGGCGATCGCGCACCTGCGCGAACTCGGCGTCACCACCATCGCCATGGTGACCGGCGACGCCCGTCCGGTCGCAGAGGCGGTCGCGGCGGATCTCGGTTTCGTTCCCGGCAAGGACGAGGTGTTCGCCGAGGTGCTCCCCGCCGACAAGCAGCGCGCGGTCGCCCGTCTGCAGGAGCGCGGGCTGACGGTCGCCATGGTGGGCGACGGCGTCAACGACGCACCGGCGCTCGCCGCGGCCGACGTCGGCATCGCGATCGGGGCCGGAACCGACGTGGCGATCGAGTCCGCGGGGGTGGTGCTGGCCGCCTCCGACCCGCGGGCGGTGGCCGGCGTGGTCCGGCTGTCCCGTGCGTCGTACCGCAAGATGGTGCAGAACCTCGGCTGGGCGGCCGGCTACAACGTCGTCGCGATCCCGCTGGCCGCGGGCGCGCTGGCCTGGGCGGGCGTCACCCTCAGCCCGGCGGTCGGCGCCGTACTGATGTCGGTGTCCACGATCGTGGTGGCGCTGAACGCCCAACTGCTCCGCCGCGTCCGGCTCACGCCATAG
- a CDS encoding acyl-CoA dehydrogenase family protein: MTFELSPEHETFRAVVGDFARAEIAPHAARWDEAHHFPVEAVAAMGKLGLFGLVVPEEYGGSGADFTSLCVAIEEIGRVDQSMGLTLEAAVGLGIGPILAWGTDEQKARWLPDLATGQALAGFGLTEAEAGSDAGATRTRARLDGDSWVIDGGKQFITNSGTPLTSLVTVTARTGQADDGSPEISAIIVPSGTPGFTVEPAYRKLGWHASDTHPLSFADCRVPADHLLGERGSGFRQFLATLDEGRIAIAALATGLAQGCLDEATEYARTRIAFGRPIGVNQGLSFQLADLRVAVEASRLLTYKAAAMKDAGRPAAELKQAAAMAKLFATEAAVTATRTATQVFGGYGFMEEYPVARFYRDAKILEIGEGTSEIQRMVIARSLGLPVA, encoded by the coding sequence ATGACCTTCGAGCTCTCTCCCGAGCACGAGACCTTCCGCGCGGTGGTCGGCGACTTCGCCCGGGCCGAGATCGCCCCGCACGCCGCCCGGTGGGACGAAGCGCACCATTTCCCCGTCGAGGCCGTTGCCGCGATGGGGAAGCTCGGGTTGTTCGGCCTGGTGGTGCCGGAGGAGTACGGCGGAAGCGGCGCAGACTTCACCAGCCTGTGCGTGGCGATCGAGGAGATCGGCCGGGTCGACCAGTCGATGGGGCTCACCCTGGAGGCGGCGGTCGGGCTCGGCATCGGCCCGATCCTGGCGTGGGGCACCGACGAGCAGAAGGCCCGCTGGCTGCCCGACCTCGCCACCGGCCAGGCGCTCGCCGGCTTCGGCCTGACCGAGGCCGAGGCGGGTTCGGACGCCGGGGCCACCCGCACCCGGGCCCGCCTGGACGGTGACAGCTGGGTGATCGACGGCGGCAAGCAGTTCATCACCAACTCCGGGACGCCCCTCACGTCGCTGGTCACGGTGACCGCCCGCACCGGCCAGGCCGACGACGGCAGCCCGGAGATCTCCGCGATCATCGTCCCGTCCGGCACGCCCGGCTTCACCGTCGAGCCCGCCTACCGCAAGCTCGGCTGGCACGCCTCCGACACCCACCCGCTCTCCTTCGCCGACTGCCGCGTCCCGGCCGACCACCTGCTGGGCGAGCGTGGCTCCGGATTTCGGCAGTTCCTGGCGACGCTGGACGAGGGCCGGATCGCCATCGCCGCACTGGCCACCGGGCTCGCGCAAGGCTGTCTTGACGAGGCCACGGAGTACGCCAGGACGCGGATCGCGTTCGGCCGCCCGATCGGTGTCAACCAGGGCTTGTCGTTCCAGCTCGCCGACCTGCGGGTGGCGGTGGAGGCCAGCCGGCTGCTGACGTACAAGGCGGCGGCGATGAAGGACGCCGGGCGACCGGCCGCCGAGCTCAAGCAGGCGGCGGCGATGGCCAAGCTGTTCGCCACCGAGGCCGCGGTGACCGCGACCCGCACCGCCACCCAGGTGTTCGGCGGCTACGGCTTCATGGAGGAGTACCCCGTGGCCCGGTTCTACCGCGACGCGAAGATCCTGGAGATCGGCGAGGGGACCAGCGAGATCCAGCGCATGGTGATCGCCCGCTCGCTCGGCCTTCCGGTCGCCTGA
- a CDS encoding class I SAM-dependent methyltransferase, whose translation MNETHISEFETIEAAFGAAAGTYDSARRRLVPCFDDFYGTALRFATLGLPKAPRILDLGAGTGLFSALIAGVRPRAHLTLIDNAAPMLAEATSALSARDVAHQVRHQDLAEPLPHGPYDAVISALAIHHLDDEGKRDLYRRVLAVLAPGGVFVNAEQVAGPTPRLDELYDSWWEDDARARGSGAAELAAARARMAFDRPATAADQVDWLREAGFADAACPYAHLRFAVLVGWSPS comes from the coding sequence ATGAACGAGACGCACATCTCGGAGTTCGAGACGATCGAGGCGGCGTTCGGCGCGGCCGCCGGGACGTACGACAGTGCCCGGCGCCGGCTGGTGCCCTGCTTCGACGACTTCTACGGCACGGCGCTGCGGTTCGCCACCCTCGGGCTGCCGAAGGCGCCGCGGATCCTCGACCTCGGCGCCGGAACGGGCCTGTTCTCCGCGCTGATCGCCGGAGTGCGGCCGCGCGCCCACCTGACCCTGATCGACAACGCCGCACCCATGCTGGCCGAAGCCACGAGCGCGCTGTCCGCGCGAGACGTCGCCCACCAGGTCCGCCACCAGGACCTCGCCGAGCCGCTCCCCCACGGCCCGTACGACGCGGTGATCTCCGCCCTGGCCATCCACCACCTCGACGACGAGGGCAAGCGCGACCTCTACCGCCGCGTCCTCGCCGTCCTCGCTCCCGGCGGCGTCTTCGTCAACGCCGAGCAGGTCGCCGGCCCCACTCCCCGGCTGGACGAGCTGTACGACAGCTGGTGGGAGGACGACGCCCGCGCCCGGGGCTCCGGCGCCGCCGAACTCGCCGCCGCCCGGGCGCGGATGGCGTTCGACCGGCCGGCCACGGCGGCCGACCAGGTGGACTGGCTGCGCGAGGCCGGCTTCGCCGACGCGGCCTGCCCGTACGCCCACCTGCGGTTCGCGGTCCTGGTCGGCTGGTCACCCTCCTGA
- a CDS encoding purine-nucleoside phosphorylase, translated as MNDVLPDPHAGPYAAARDAAARLAEVTDAPRHDVAVVLGSGWRPAVDLIGETASEIAFTDLPGFAPPTVEGHGGTLRSVRIGDGDLRALVFLGRTHLYEGHGVDAVVHGVRTAAAAGCRTVVLTNGCGGLRPEWIPGTPVLIGDHLNLTGKSPLTGANFVDLTDLYSARLRALCREVEPTLDEGVYAQLPGPHYETPAEIRYLRTIGADLVGMSTTLEAIAAREAGAEVLGLSLVTNLAAGMTGAPLDHAEVLAAGRAAATRMGGLLASVLSRLQAE; from the coding sequence GTGAACGACGTACTCCCCGACCCGCACGCCGGCCCCTACGCCGCCGCCCGCGACGCCGCGGCCCGGCTGGCCGAGGTGACCGACGCTCCGCGCCACGACGTGGCCGTCGTGCTGGGCTCGGGGTGGCGCCCCGCGGTCGACCTGATCGGCGAGACCGCGAGCGAGATCGCCTTCACCGACCTGCCCGGGTTCGCGCCGCCCACCGTGGAGGGCCACGGGGGGACGCTGCGCAGCGTGCGGATCGGTGACGGTGACCTGCGGGCCCTGGTGTTCCTCGGACGTACGCACCTGTACGAGGGGCACGGCGTGGACGCGGTCGTCCACGGGGTGCGGACCGCGGCGGCCGCCGGGTGCCGGACCGTTGTCCTCACCAACGGCTGCGGCGGCCTGCGGCCGGAGTGGATCCCCGGCACGCCCGTCCTGATCGGCGACCACCTGAACCTCACCGGCAAGTCGCCGTTGACGGGCGCGAACTTCGTCGACCTCACCGATCTGTACTCCGCCCGGCTGCGGGCGCTGTGCCGGGAGGTCGAGCCCACGCTGGACGAGGGTGTGTACGCCCAGTTGCCCGGCCCGCACTACGAGACGCCGGCCGAGATCCGCTACCTGCGCACGATCGGCGCCGACCTCGTCGGGATGTCGACCACCCTGGAGGCGATCGCGGCCCGCGAGGCCGGCGCCGAGGTGCTCGGCCTGTCCCTCGTCACCAACCTGGCGGCGGGGATGACCGGTGCTCCGCTCGACCACGCCGAGGTGCTGGCGGCGGGACGGGCGGCGGCCACCCGGATGGGCGGCCTGCTCGCCTCCGTCCTCAGCCGGCTCCAGGCCGAGTAG
- a CDS encoding SPW repeat protein: protein MGAGLIVLAGLFVALSPWIAGFAMSTPLAVNNLVIGLTAVALALGFAASFRSTHGLSWVVPLLGVWTILAPWVMYNADHSLRVVLCNVIGGAALFLLGMAVLGSGMMRRKNERT, encoded by the coding sequence ATGGGCGCCGGACTGATCGTGCTGGCCGGGTTGTTCGTCGCCTTGTCGCCGTGGATCGCGGGATTCGCCATGTCCACGCCGCTCGCGGTCAACAACCTGGTCATCGGGCTCACCGCGGTTGCCCTCGCACTCGGCTTCGCCGCGTCGTTCCGCTCGACCCACGGGCTGAGCTGGGTGGTGCCGCTGCTCGGCGTGTGGACGATTCTCGCACCCTGGGTGATGTACAACGCCGACCACAGCCTGCGGGTCGTCCTGTGCAACGTCATCGGCGGCGCCGCGTTGTTCTTGTTGGGAATGGCCGTACTCGGCTCGGGAATGATGCGCCGCAAGAACGAGCGCACCTGA
- a CDS encoding MerR family transcriptional regulator: protein MPGTDSATWTITQLAEEYDVTLRTIRFYEDKGFLAPERRGSQRIFHARDRVRLGLVLRGRRLGFSLREIETIIGMYDAEPGELGQLRYLLEQIGSRRRELEQRRRDIDTTLAELAEVEGRCREDLQRLGAE from the coding sequence ATGCCGGGAACAGACTCCGCGACCTGGACGATCACGCAGCTCGCCGAGGAGTACGACGTGACGCTGCGGACGATCCGCTTCTACGAGGACAAGGGTTTCCTTGCGCCGGAGCGGCGGGGCAGCCAGCGGATCTTCCATGCGCGGGACCGGGTGCGGCTGGGGCTGGTGCTGCGTGGCCGGCGGCTGGGGTTCTCGCTGCGGGAGATCGAGACGATCATCGGGATGTACGACGCGGAGCCGGGCGAGCTGGGCCAGTTGCGTTACCTGCTGGAGCAGATCGGCTCGCGTCGCCGGGAGCTTGAGCAGCGCCGTCGCGACATCGACACCACCCTCGCCGAACTCGCGGAGGTGGAGGGCCGCTGCCGGGAGGACCTGCAGCGGCTCGGCGCCGAGTGA
- a CDS encoding aldo/keto reductase: MEYRTLGKTGTLVSTLCLGTMTFGSESEESVSHAQLDRFVEVGGTLVDTANVYSGGVSEEIIGRWLAARPGAREQIVLATKGRFSRGGSGNELGLSRLSLTRALDASLRRLGVETIDLYQAHAWDPLTPIEEALRFFDDAVRAGKIHYVGVSNFLGWQLQKASLLTQVNGLAPIVTLQPQYNLLQRSIELELTDVCRNEGIGILPWSPLAGGWLTGKYQRDSTPSGATRLGEDPDRGMEAYAKRNAEERTWRVIDAVRKVADGRGVSMAQVALAWLADRPAVTSVILGARTVEQLDDNLGAAGLHLSEEETALLTEASEPIVDDYPYGVAGANQRDRKA; the protein is encoded by the coding sequence ATGGAATACCGCACGCTCGGCAAGACCGGCACGCTCGTCTCCACCCTGTGCCTCGGCACGATGACGTTCGGCAGCGAGAGCGAGGAGTCCGTCTCGCACGCCCAGCTCGACCGGTTCGTCGAGGTCGGCGGCACGCTCGTCGACACCGCCAACGTCTACTCCGGCGGTGTCTCGGAGGAGATCATCGGGCGCTGGCTGGCCGCCCGGCCCGGTGCCAGGGAGCAGATCGTGCTCGCCACCAAGGGCCGCTTCAGCCGCGGCGGCAGTGGCAACGAGCTCGGGCTGTCCAGGCTCAGCCTCACCCGTGCGCTGGACGCGAGCCTGCGCAGGCTGGGAGTGGAGACGATCGACCTCTACCAGGCGCACGCGTGGGACCCGCTGACGCCGATCGAGGAGGCGCTGCGGTTCTTCGACGACGCCGTACGCGCCGGCAAGATCCACTACGTCGGGGTGTCCAACTTCCTCGGCTGGCAGCTGCAGAAGGCGTCCCTGCTCACCCAGGTCAACGGCCTCGCGCCGATCGTCACGCTGCAGCCGCAGTACAACCTCCTGCAGCGCAGCATCGAGCTGGAGCTGACCGACGTCTGCCGCAACGAGGGCATCGGGATCCTGCCGTGGTCGCCGCTGGCCGGCGGCTGGCTCACCGGCAAGTACCAGCGCGACTCCACCCCGAGCGGCGCCACCCGGCTTGGCGAGGACCCCGACCGCGGCATGGAGGCGTACGCCAAGCGCAACGCCGAGGAACGCACCTGGCGGGTGATCGACGCCGTACGCAAGGTCGCCGACGGCCGCGGCGTCTCGATGGCACAGGTCGCGCTGGCCTGGCTGGCGGACCGCCCGGCGGTGACTTCGGTCATCCTCGGCGCCCGGACGGTCGAGCAGCTCGACGACAACCTCGGCGCGGCCGGCCTGCACCTGTCGGAGGAGGAGACCGCGCTGCTCACCGAGGCCAGCGAGCCGATCGTGGACGACTACCCGTACGGCGTGGCGGGTGCCAACCAGCGCGACCGGAAGGCCTGA